A stretch of the Haloarcula ordinaria genome encodes the following:
- a CDS encoding DUF58 domain-containing protein, with translation MTIEPDFLDELGRFDAALNRVSTALRQGDQESPRIGEGLTFSDYRRYSPGDDTRLIDWRLFARTEEYFIKQFEEERSLTVHVLLDASASMDYGDGEANKFEFAAKLGLGFAYLTAEENNDFLFETFRERVDRLDTGRSNRGELLNLIDQLNAMEPSGSADFETVLSEYAERIRSRSLVVILSDCLADPEEFEAGIAALVRNEVDVLVVRVVAPDERDPGAVGDVLFADPESDQTRRSYFSGSMADTYQSRLDAHVDAVANRVTRLGGDHVLVDTGSDYFDAFASVWLE, from the coding sequence GTGACTATCGAACCCGACTTCCTCGACGAACTGGGCCGGTTCGACGCGGCGCTCAACCGGGTGTCGACGGCACTCCGGCAGGGCGACCAGGAGTCCCCCCGGATCGGTGAGGGGCTGACCTTCAGCGACTACCGCCGATACTCGCCGGGTGACGACACCAGGCTCATCGACTGGCGGCTGTTCGCCCGCACGGAGGAGTACTTCATCAAGCAGTTCGAGGAGGAGCGCAGCCTGACGGTCCACGTCCTGCTCGACGCCAGCGCCTCGATGGACTACGGTGATGGGGAGGCCAATAAGTTCGAGTTCGCGGCGAAACTCGGGCTGGGCTTTGCCTACCTCACCGCCGAGGAGAACAACGACTTCCTGTTCGAGACGTTCCGGGAGCGGGTCGACCGCCTCGACACCGGGCGGTCGAACCGGGGGGAGCTGCTGAACCTCATCGACCAGCTGAACGCCATGGAGCCGTCCGGCTCGGCCGACTTCGAGACGGTCCTCTCGGAGTACGCAGAGCGCATCCGGTCGCGCTCGCTCGTCGTCATTCTGAGCGACTGTCTGGCCGACCCAGAGGAGTTCGAAGCGGGTATCGCCGCGCTCGTCCGGAACGAGGTGGACGTGCTGGTCGTCCGTGTCGTCGCGCCAGACGAACGCGACCCGGGCGCGGTCGGCGACGTCCTGTTCGCCGACCCGGAGAGCGACCAGACCCGTCGCTCCTATTTCAGCGGTTCGATGGCGGACACCTACCAGTCACGGTTAGACGCCCACGTCGACGCCGTCGCGAACCGGGTCACGCGGCTGGGAGGCGACCACGTCCTCGTCGACACCGGGTCGGACTACTTCGACGCGTTCGCGAGCGTCTGGCTGGAGTGA